One window of the Lactobacillus sp. PV034 genome contains the following:
- the addA gene encoding helicase-exonuclease AddAB subunit AddA: protein MATFTRAQQQAIDDHGKDILVSASAGSGKTSVLVERVLNKILKGTPVDNLLIITFTKAAANEMKERIKTELSERLKKEQNNKFLRDQLLNVDTANISTIDSFCVDIIRRFYYVIELDPSFSVLTDETQAALLRERALNEIEKEYLERDDQDFIEFYDNFAGDREVDGAHNLLLDLYNSAMTQPNYESFLKNLANYYEVGEDLVSSNLWQEKIKPFLLAQLTSIRAQAEKLLSLSQYEQKELAKQKESFMLFEANLNNLITAIEQDEAYDNQVALFKLCKFEGNARISKKWDEDLKEVFEEGKTFKNTATKHLHQLFAQFYITNEAEQIKVLNKSKKLVTTIGKVELALIKRFNRLKREQNLLDYSDMEQLAYQILTTDSSKSQLAQEYYQNKFSEILIDEYQDVNELQEEIVQAIKKKGKNNLFMVGDVKQSIYGFRQARPQLFLEKYEAYATAQDEQTERIILADNFRSTKNVTTTVNRLFNPVLTKDFGGIDYQAEGELVFGANYYPDDLDTTSEFIYGDQEENQVKVATASNDKEDFAEIQMVIQRIKQLKENHFQVYDPKTKLKRGIEYSDIAILTRTRSDNLEIMQEFAKENIPLFISDAQNYFQTFELIIIMNLLRIIDNPRQDIPLVAVLRSPIFNFTEPELAQLRIKTKKGDFFDAVANYASESSKLGEKSRNFLNQLEEFRKFATTNRISELIWTIYEKTHLLEIVTGLPNGQQRRLNLQSLYERANSYETAGFKGLYQFISFIERMRRNQKDLAQPLLSNDVDNAVKLMTIHGSKGLEFPVVFVVGLTHQYQKRDLSNSYDINSDVGLGLTLKTPEYKIDSLVKSVIDTAKKRENLEEEARILYVGLTRARQKLILVAALKKGKSEDDFFSRWEQALDKHHKIPFNQKVAATSPLSFLGPELAVERTIDHRITDLAPITSDNKNIYFIKYETSHHNNKHDVEKSKLGQENPKLISVVEKLYNFKYPFIDATHTTAYQAVSEIKRAFNDPDENKLENARFIPSTNRYLQPIDATPSFLKKNNFTGAEIGTATHLLLQYYDYQGEKENENLDKEIENLIALKKLNPDIVNFISKDAINWFVNSEFAKPFWKNPQNLKREEEFSSLIEAKQIFNDFSDPSAKILVHGTIDGYYIEDDGIVLFDYKTDHIDKSHLEAAIENIKKKYQGQLKLYETALNGFSKKKVKAKYLVLLDIQKLVKLD, encoded by the coding sequence ATGGCAACTTTTACACGTGCCCAACAACAAGCAATTGATGATCATGGCAAAGATATTTTGGTTTCAGCCTCTGCTGGTTCCGGTAAAACCTCTGTTTTAGTTGAACGCGTTTTAAATAAGATTTTAAAGGGAACACCAGTTGATAATTTATTAATTATTACCTTTACTAAAGCAGCAGCTAACGAGATGAAGGAAAGAATTAAAACTGAATTAAGTGAGCGGCTAAAGAAAGAACAAAATAATAAATTTTTACGTGACCAACTATTAAATGTAGATACTGCTAATATTTCTACGATCGATTCTTTTTGTGTAGATATTATTCGACGTTTTTATTATGTGATCGAATTAGATCCTAGTTTTTCAGTTTTAACTGATGAAACTCAAGCAGCTCTTTTACGTGAACGAGCTTTAAATGAAATTGAGAAAGAATATTTAGAGCGCGATGATCAAGATTTTATTGAATTCTATGATAATTTTGCTGGCGATCGCGAGGTTGATGGTGCTCACAATCTCTTGTTAGATCTTTATAATAGTGCGATGACACAGCCGAATTATGAGAGCTTTTTAAAAAATTTAGCTAATTACTATGAAGTTGGTGAAGATTTAGTAAGTAGTAACTTATGGCAGGAAAAAATCAAACCATTTTTATTGGCTCAGTTAACAAGTATTAGAGCGCAAGCAGAAAAATTACTAAGTTTGAGTCAGTATGAACAAAAAGAATTAGCTAAGCAAAAAGAAAGTTTTATGCTTTTTGAAGCTAATCTAAATAATTTAATCACGGCAATTGAGCAAGATGAAGCCTACGATAATCAAGTCGCCCTCTTTAAATTGTGTAAATTTGAAGGAAATGCACGTATTTCTAAAAAGTGGGATGAAGATTTAAAGGAAGTTTTTGAAGAAGGCAAAACGTTTAAAAATACTGCTACAAAGCACCTCCATCAGTTATTTGCTCAATTTTACATTACTAATGAAGCTGAACAAATTAAAGTATTAAATAAATCCAAGAAATTAGTAACTACAATTGGAAAAGTAGAATTAGCTTTGATTAAGCGGTTTAATCGCTTAAAGAGAGAGCAAAACTTACTTGATTATTCTGATATGGAGCAACTAGCATATCAAATTTTGACAACAGATTCTTCAAAATCCCAATTAGCGCAAGAATACTACCAGAATAAATTTTCTGAAATCCTGATTGATGAATATCAGGATGTGAATGAACTTCAAGAAGAAATTGTTCAAGCTATTAAGAAAAAGGGCAAGAATAATTTATTTATGGTAGGGGATGTAAAACAATCAATTTATGGTTTTCGACAAGCTCGTCCCCAGTTGTTTTTGGAGAAGTATGAAGCATATGCGACTGCACAAGATGAGCAAACTGAAAGAATTATTTTAGCTGACAACTTTAGATCAACTAAAAATGTTACGACGACTGTAAATCGATTATTTAACCCTGTTTTAACTAAAGATTTTGGTGGGATTGATTACCAAGCAGAAGGTGAATTGGTCTTTGGAGCAAATTATTATCCTGATGATCTAGATACAACTAGTGAATTTATTTATGGTGATCAAGAAGAGAATCAAGTAAAAGTTGCTACTGCATCAAATGACAAAGAAGATTTTGCTGAAATTCAAATGGTTATTCAGAGAATTAAACAATTAAAGGAAAACCATTTTCAAGTCTATGATCCTAAAACAAAGTTAAAAAGAGGGATAGAATATTCGGATATTGCAATTTTAACCAGAACTCGTAGTGATAATTTAGAGATCATGCAAGAATTTGCAAAAGAGAATATTCCATTATTTATCTCTGATGCGCAAAATTATTTTCAAACTTTTGAATTAATTATCATTATGAATTTGTTGCGGATTATTGATAATCCTAGACAAGATATTCCTTTAGTGGCCGTTTTGAGATCACCAATTTTTAATTTTACTGAACCAGAATTGGCACAGCTAAGAATTAAAACTAAAAAGGGAGATTTCTTTGATGCAGTAGCTAATTATGCTAGTGAAAGCTCAAAATTAGGAGAAAAAAGCAGGAACTTTTTAAATCAATTGGAAGAATTTAGGAAATTTGCTACGACAAATCGAATTTCAGAATTAATTTGGACGATTTATGAAAAAACTCACTTATTAGAAATCGTAACTGGTTTACCAAATGGTCAACAACGTCGTCTCAATTTGCAATCTTTATATGAGCGAGCAAATTCGTATGAAACTGCTGGCTTTAAAGGGTTATATCAATTTATTTCTTTCATTGAAAGAATGCGCCGTAATCAAAAGGATTTAGCTCAACCTTTATTAAGTAATGATGTTGATAATGCAGTAAAATTAATGACAATTCATGGATCCAAAGGATTAGAATTTCCAGTGGTGTTTGTAGTGGGATTAACCCATCAATATCAAAAGCGTGACTTAAGTAATAGTTACGATATTAATAGTGATGTCGGTTTAGGTTTAACTCTTAAGACCCCTGAATATAAAATTGATTCTCTAGTAAAATCAGTAATTGATACCGCGAAGAAAAGGGAAAATTTAGAAGAAGAAGCAAGAATTCTTTATGTAGGCTTAACTCGTGCAAGACAAAAGTTGATTTTAGTTGCGGCCTTAAAGAAAGGTAAATCGGAAGATGATTTTTTCTCAAGATGGGAACAAGCCTTAGATAAACATCATAAAATTCCATTTAACCAGAAAGTTGCAGCTACATCCCCTTTATCATTTCTTGGGCCAGAGTTGGCAGTAGAACGAACGATTGATCATCGCATCACCGACCTAGCTCCAATAACTAGTGATAATAAAAATATTTATTTTATTAAATATGAGACTAGCCATCACAATAACAAGCATGACGTAGAAAAAAGTAAGTTAGGACAAGAAAATCCTAAATTGATCTCTGTGGTAGAAAAGCTATATAACTTTAAGTATCCTTTCATTGATGCTACTCATACAACTGCCTATCAAGCCGTGTCCGAGATTAAGCGAGCTTTTAATGATCCAGATGAAAATAAATTAGAAAATGCGCGGTTTATTCCATCTACAAATCGTTACCTTCAACCAATTGATGCAACCCCGAGTTTTTTGAAAAAGAATAATTTTACTGGAGCTGAGATTGGGACTGCAACCCACCTTTTGCTTCAATACTATGACTATCAAGGAGAGAAGGAAAACGAAAATTTAGATAAGGAAATTGAGAATTTAATTGCTTTGAAGAAGCTTAATCCTGATATTGTGAATTTTATTTCTAAAGATGCCATTAACTGGTTTGTTAATAGTGAATTTGCAAAGCCGTTTTGGAAAAATCCACAAAATTTAAAAAGAGAAGAAGAGTTCTCTAGTTTAATTGAGGCTAAGCAAATATTTAATGATTTTTCCGATCCAAGTGCCAAGATTCTAGTACATGGAACCATTGATGGATACTATATAGAGGATGATGGCATAGTATTGTTTGATTATAAGACCGATCATATTGATAAAAGTCATCTTGAAGCAGCAATTGAAAATATTAAGAAAAAATATCAAGGTCAGTTAAAACTATATGAGACTGCGCTAAATGGATTTAGTAAAAAGAAAGTAAAAGCTAAGTACCTAGTGTTGCTAGATATTCAAAAGCTAGTAAAATTAGACTAG
- a CDS encoding helicase C-terminal domain-containing protein: MEQAFKNDTFAVVDLETTGTQREQGDRIIQFGCAIIKKRKVVKTYSFLINPHHEIPQSVENLTGIKNEDVKDAYDFSFYAKKIKQILDNTIFIAHNVNFDLPFLNYELVNAGLEPLRGKAIDTVELAQIAFPTYPSYKLKDLTARLKIKHLNPHRADSDALVTAKLLLKIIKRLEQLPTATLNLLTTLSKGLLRDTYYIFFEISQMARQTKRPISKDLIQVRNLILKKQKLPEPNMRANEDKFPVSDKEKKELFKGKIRYRKGQTALINRLHEFIEHDQQENLIVEAPNGSGKTFSYLMAYAYELYSGRKLVIATPTKVLQEQIFRQEIPQLIDITGLDLFAQEVKSSSHYLDLDGFYNSLYQRNYDQQTLVWQMEILVWLTQTTTGDLDELQLTNYNNPFFSQIQHPGDARLGTYFSEVDFWNLARERQEQADILITNHAYLANHFTDSIWGQNPYLVVDEAHRFVDNVTSSRSDGLQFESFWGNASHLRNLLLFGPNSVKEKFGNQQEFGLILDQLEVDIANLIHAINRTQEYFYQFLNQATSRVEKRQNRVDFGFQGQDLFPNPDKTKQLLNQIQTSIEKVRQETNQVLFLLYQQQEHLISSNDVLVQDIQEALDQLDFYAEQTYLLLDQLNDKKSLAEKGFILQVTDVNDPLSTNIVWMMLDPSNELKQLYHFFSKRLFISATSMNNNSFEFMEKNLSLAPEDTLSYQAKASFNVEKHLSFWALSDPNVNFDPNSTEYAHFIAEFLKEAISHQSHVLVLFTNLDTIKNVFTEIINDPNLKDYEILAQGITGSNQRIAKRFGIAEKAILLGANSFWEGIDFKNKGVDLAIAVKLPFESPDNPEVKLREERLKKQSNNMSIFEEDTLPRALIRFKQGAGRLIRNERDHGIFVILDQRIWHKNYGQQFLNALPVGAKKVTYKQLISLLKEDHNE; the protein is encoded by the coding sequence ATGGAACAGGCTTTTAAAAATGATACTTTTGCTGTAGTAGATTTAGAAACTACTGGTACGCAAAGAGAACAAGGGGATCGTATCATTCAATTTGGCTGTGCAATTATCAAAAAAAGAAAAGTAGTTAAAACTTATTCATTTTTAATTAACCCACATCATGAAATTCCTCAATCAGTAGAAAACTTAACTGGCATAAAGAATGAAGATGTAAAAGATGCTTATGATTTTTCATTTTATGCTAAGAAAATCAAACAAATTCTTGATAATACAATTTTTATTGCTCATAATGTGAATTTTGATTTACCTTTCTTAAATTATGAGTTGGTAAATGCAGGTTTAGAACCTTTAAGAGGGAAAGCTATAGATACAGTTGAATTGGCACAAATTGCTTTTCCGACTTATCCTTCTTATAAGCTAAAAGATTTAACTGCTCGGCTTAAAATTAAGCATTTAAATCCTCATCGAGCTGATTCAGATGCACTCGTAACTGCCAAGTTATTATTAAAAATAATTAAGCGTTTAGAACAGCTACCTACGGCAACCCTTAATCTTTTGACTACGCTGTCAAAGGGTCTTCTGCGAGATACATATTATATTTTTTTTGAAATAAGTCAGATGGCACGCCAGACTAAAAGACCGATATCAAAAGATTTAATTCAAGTTAGAAATCTAATTCTTAAAAAACAAAAATTACCTGAGCCCAACATGCGGGCAAACGAAGATAAATTTCCAGTTAGTGATAAAGAAAAGAAAGAACTTTTTAAAGGGAAAATCCGTTACCGTAAGGGTCAAACCGCATTAATAAATCGTCTTCATGAATTTATTGAGCATGATCAACAAGAAAATTTGATTGTCGAGGCACCAAATGGAAGTGGTAAGACTTTTTCTTATCTCATGGCTTATGCCTATGAACTATATTCTGGAAGAAAATTAGTAATTGCCACACCGACTAAGGTGCTTCAGGAACAAATTTTTCGTCAAGAAATTCCTCAATTAATTGATATTACTGGACTAGATTTATTTGCACAAGAAGTAAAGTCAAGTAGTCATTATTTAGATTTGGATGGCTTTTATAATTCACTATATCAACGCAATTACGACCAGCAAACCTTAGTCTGGCAAATGGAAATTTTGGTCTGGCTTACGCAAACTACAACTGGCGATCTTGATGAGTTACAATTAACCAATTATAATAATCCATTCTTTTCTCAAATTCAGCATCCTGGAGATGCTCGTCTTGGAACATATTTTTCAGAAGTGGATTTTTGGAATTTAGCACGTGAGCGGCAAGAACAAGCTGATATTCTGATTACTAATCATGCCTATTTGGCTAATCATTTTACTGATTCAATATGGGGACAAAATCCTTACCTTGTAGTTGATGAAGCACATCGGTTTGTTGATAATGTAACTAGTTCAAGAAGTGATGGATTACAATTTGAATCTTTTTGGGGAAATGCTAGTCATTTACGTAATTTACTTTTATTTGGTCCTAATTCGGTTAAAGAAAAATTTGGTAACCAGCAGGAATTTGGTTTAATCCTTGACCAATTGGAAGTCGATATTGCCAATTTAATTCATGCCATTAATCGGACTCAAGAATATTTTTATCAATTTCTTAATCAGGCAACTAGTAGAGTTGAGAAAAGACAGAATCGTGTAGACTTTGGCTTTCAAGGTCAAGATCTTTTCCCTAATCCTGACAAAACTAAACAATTACTAAATCAAATTCAAACTAGTATTGAAAAAGTTAGACAAGAAACAAATCAGGTTTTGTTTTTACTTTATCAGCAACAAGAACATCTAATTTCAAGTAATGATGTTTTAGTGCAAGATATTCAAGAGGCTCTAGACCAGCTAGACTTTTATGCTGAACAAACTTATCTATTGCTAGATCAGCTCAATGATAAAAAATCCTTAGCTGAGAAAGGATTTATCTTACAAGTTACGGATGTTAATGATCCATTATCTACAAATATTGTATGGATGATGCTTGACCCTAGCAATGAATTAAAGCAACTTTATCATTTTTTCTCCAAACGATTATTTATTTCAGCAACAAGTATGAATAATAATTCTTTTGAATTTATGGAGAAGAATTTATCTTTAGCTCCAGAAGACACATTAAGTTATCAAGCAAAGGCTTCATTTAACGTTGAAAAACATTTAAGTTTTTGGGCTTTATCTGATCCTAATGTTAACTTTGATCCTAATAGTACAGAATATGCTCATTTTATTGCTGAATTTTTAAAAGAAGCAATTTCACACCAAAGTCATGTTTTGGTACTTTTTACAAATTTGGATACAATTAAGAATGTCTTTACTGAGATTATCAACGATCCTAATTTAAAAGACTATGAAATTTTAGCCCAAGGCATAACCGGTTCTAACCAAAGAATTGCTAAGCGTTTTGGTATTGCAGAAAAGGCCATTTTGTTAGGTGCCAATAGTTTTTGGGAGGGGATTGATTTTAAAAATAAGGGAGTAGATTTAGCGATTGCTGTTAAACTACCATTTGAATCTCCTGATAATCCTGAAGTTAAGTTAAGAGAAGAAAGATTAAAGAAGCAATCAAATAATATGAGTATTTTTGAAGAAGATACACTTCCTCGAGCTTTAATCAGATTTAAACAAGGTGCGGGGCGGTTAATTAGAAATGAGAGAGATCATGGTATTTTTGTTATTCTTGATCAAAGAATTTGGCATAAAAATTATGGTCAACAATTCTTAAATGCTTTACCTGTAGGAGCAAAAAAAGTAACTTATAAGCAATTGATTTCATTACTAAAGGAAGACCATAATGAATAA
- the asnS gene encoding asparagine--tRNA ligase: protein MTELISIKDAPKHVDEEVKMHVWLTDKRSSGKIMFLQLRDGTAFFQGIVLKKNVSEEVFEQAKKLHPEASMYITGTIHKDERSQFGYEIQIADLEVVTNTEDYPIGNKEHGIDFLLDHRHLWLRSKRPFAIMQIRNQAFKAIVDFFEQEGFIKFDAPILMQSAPEGTTELFHIDYFNTDAYLSQSGQLYAEVGAEAFGKVFTFGPTFRAEESKTRRHLTEFWMMEPEMAWMHQDESLDVQERLLQFVTKRILDNCEYELKLLGRDPEKLRPTTEGNFPRISYDEAVKMLQDAGRDFKWGDDFGAPDEAYISEQFDRPVFILNYPTAIKPFYMKKNPDNPKEYLCADVLAPEGYGEIIGGSERESDYETLKAQIEEAGLNEKDYEWYLDLRKYGSVPHSGFGIGFERYLGWICKLDHIREAIPFPRMINRLQP, encoded by the coding sequence ATGACAGAATTAATTTCGATTAAAGATGCACCAAAACATGTAGATGAAGAAGTGAAGATGCATGTTTGGCTTACAGATAAACGTTCCAGCGGAAAAATTATGTTCTTACAATTACGTGACGGAACTGCATTTTTCCAGGGTATTGTTCTTAAAAAGAATGTTTCTGAAGAAGTTTTTGAACAAGCAAAGAAATTACACCCAGAAGCAAGTATGTACATCACTGGAACGATTCATAAAGATGAAAGATCCCAATTTGGCTATGAAATTCAAATTGCTGATCTTGAAGTAGTTACAAATACAGAAGACTACCCAATTGGTAATAAGGAACACGGAATCGATTTCTTATTAGATCACCGTCACTTATGGTTAAGATCAAAACGTCCATTTGCGATTATGCAAATTAGAAATCAAGCTTTCAAAGCAATTGTTGATTTCTTTGAACAAGAAGGCTTTATCAAGTTTGATGCGCCAATTTTGATGCAATCAGCTCCTGAAGGAACTACTGAATTATTCCATATTGACTATTTCAATACTGATGCTTACCTATCACAATCAGGTCAATTATATGCAGAAGTTGGGGCAGAGGCATTTGGTAAAGTATTTACTTTTGGGCCAACTTTTAGAGCAGAAGAATCTAAAACTCGTCGTCACTTAACTGAATTCTGGATGATGGAACCAGAAATGGCTTGGATGCACCAAGATGAATCTCTTGATGTTCAAGAAAGATTATTACAATTTGTAACTAAACGAATTCTTGATAACTGTGAATATGAATTAAAACTTTTAGGTAGAGATCCAGAAAAATTAAGACCAACTACCGAAGGCAATTTCCCACGTATCTCTTACGATGAAGCTGTTAAAATGTTACAAGATGCCGGAAGAGACTTTAAGTGGGGTGACGATTTTGGAGCTCCTGATGAAGCATATATCTCTGAACAATTCGATCGTCCTGTGTTTATCTTAAATTACCCTACAGCAATTAAACCTTTCTATATGAAGAAAAATCCTGATAATCCTAAAGAATACTTGTGTGCTGATGTGTTAGCACCAGAAGGATACGGCGAAATTATTGGTGGTAGTGAACGTGAAAGTGATTATGAAACACTTAAAGCCCAAATTGAGGAAGCAGGATTAAATGAAAAAGACTATGAATGGTACTTAGATTTACGTAAGTATGGTTCTGTTCCTCACTCTGGTTTTGGTATTGGTTTTGAAAGATACTTAGGCTGGATTTGTAAATTAGATCACATCCGTGAAGCTATTCCATTCCCAAGAATGATTAATCGTTTACAACCTTAA
- a CDS encoding DnaD domain-containing protein has product MANFYDYRRNGFSTFSNVLFKYYSKLDLSEIELVLLLQLEVFDQEGNYFPSNQNLAAITNLSAIEVSEIIQGLINKEFISLEQTHDSQGKINNYYSLKPFYEKLDQLLNQEMINLKSNREVDEISLNKEDKTDNPIQRTVRQFEIEFGRLLSPIERQEIAAWINEDHYDPEVIKLALRESVLAQIYNFKYVDRILLNWQRHNLRTVEQVKNYLQRNV; this is encoded by the coding sequence ATGGCTAATTTTTATGATTATCGTAGAAATGGATTTTCTACATTTTCGAATGTATTATTTAAGTATTATTCTAAATTAGATCTTTCTGAAATTGAGCTTGTGCTATTACTTCAATTAGAGGTATTTGATCAAGAAGGTAATTATTTTCCTAGTAATCAAAATCTCGCTGCTATTACTAATCTCTCGGCAATTGAGGTATCAGAAATAATTCAAGGTTTAATTAATAAAGAATTTATTTCTTTAGAGCAAACTCATGATTCTCAAGGAAAAATAAATAATTATTATAGTTTAAAGCCTTTTTATGAAAAATTAGATCAACTTTTAAATCAAGAAATGATCAACTTAAAATCTAACCGAGAAGTGGATGAGATATCTCTTAATAAGGAAGATAAAACTGATAATCCGATTCAAAGAACAGTGAGACAATTTGAGATCGAATTTGGGCGATTGTTAAGTCCAATTGAAAGACAAGAAATTGCTGCTTGGATTAATGAAGATCACTATGATCCAGAAGTGATAAAACTAGCCTTAAGAGAGTCTGTCTTAGCTCAAATATATAATTTCAAATATGTAGATCGTATTCTGCTTAATTGGCAACGGCACAATTTAAGGACAGTAGAGCAAGTAAAGAATTATTTACAAAGAAATGTATAA
- the nth gene encoding endonuclease III: MESKEQLLTDEEARKVLYRILSLYPDAKGELNWDTHFHLVCAVMISAQTTDKMVNSVTPKLFSDYPDSFAMAKAELKDIEEDIKKIGLFHTKAKHLKETAQIISSKYHGKVPNNKKELMALPGVGEKTANVVLAEGFGVPAIAVDTHVSRISKRFKIVGAKASPHEISLRLQELLPKGDWIRAHHAMILFGRYTMPARTKDKNPYDFLPPENK, translated from the coding sequence ATGGAAAGTAAAGAACAATTATTAACTGATGAGGAAGCTCGTAAGGTGCTATATCGAATTCTATCTCTTTATCCTGATGCAAAAGGAGAACTTAATTGGGACACACATTTTCATTTAGTATGTGCAGTAATGATCAGTGCACAAACTACTGATAAAATGGTAAATTCGGTTACACCAAAGTTATTTTCAGATTATCCCGATAGTTTTGCAATGGCAAAAGCAGAATTAAAAGATATCGAAGAAGATATCAAAAAAATTGGGCTTTTTCATACCAAAGCAAAACATTTAAAAGAAACTGCTCAAATTATTTCAAGTAAATATCATGGTAAAGTACCAAATAATAAAAAGGAATTGATGGCTTTACCAGGCGTAGGTGAAAAAACTGCCAATGTAGTTTTAGCAGAAGGATTTGGTGTACCAGCAATCGCAGTCGATACGCATGTATCACGAATATCTAAGCGATTTAAAATAGTAGGAGCAAAAGCGAGCCCACATGAAATTAGCTTGCGCCTACAAGAATTATTACCCAAAGGGGACTGGATCAGAGCTCATCATGCAATGATTTTATTTGGGCGTTATACGATGCCTGCTAGAACTAAAGATAAAAATCCTTATGATTTTTTACCACCAGAAAATAAATAA
- the recU gene encoding Holliday junction resolvase RecU, with translation MVKYPTGSLTNYNADHTDLLKLNKHYHKKNIIFSDRGMSLEQQINESNKYYLTQNIAVVHKKPTPIQIVKVDYPKRSRAVIKEAYFRQASTTDYNGVYKGRYLDFEAKETRNRTAFPLKNFHEHQITHLDQCLQQNGICFTIIRFVSLNKYFITPASFIIKAWNDKAKKSLTLKEIEHNSYEIKSGFRPTLPYLDIVDKFIQDGK, from the coding sequence ATGGTCAAATATCCAACTGGTAGTTTAACTAACTACAATGCAGATCACACTGATCTTCTAAAATTAAATAAACATTATCATAAGAAAAATATTATTTTCTCTGATCGTGGAATGTCCTTAGAACAGCAAATTAACGAGTCAAATAAGTATTATTTAACTCAAAATATTGCTGTCGTTCACAAGAAACCCACGCCTATTCAGATCGTAAAGGTTGACTATCCAAAAAGATCACGCGCAGTTATCAAAGAAGCCTATTTTAGACAAGCTTCAACAACAGATTATAACGGTGTATATAAGGGACGCTATCTGGATTTTGAAGCAAAAGAGACAAGAAATAGGACAGCTTTTCCGTTAAAGAATTTTCATGAACATCAAATTACGCATTTAGACCAATGCTTGCAGCAGAATGGGATCTGCTTTACTATTATTAGATTTGTTTCTTTAAATAAATATTTTATTACTCCAGCAAGCTTTATTATTAAAGCCTGGAATGATAAGGCAAAAAAATCGCTTACCCTTAAAGAAATTGAACATAATTCTTATGAAATTAAAAGTGGTTTTAGGCCTACGCTACCGTATTTAGATATCGTTGATAAATTTATCCAAGATGGGAAATAA
- a CDS encoding DUF1273 domain-containing protein — protein sequence MKRLWVSGYRSYELGIFNQKDKKIEVIKYALRKYFLQKLESADLDWIISGPNLGVEQWALEEGVSLRSDYSVHVSMISPYLDFSKRWNENNQLAFNKLKDKVDFFGATSNSPYQNPGQLRNYQNFMLQHTDEALLIYDPEHPGKTKYDYDLIKKFQDNHAYQLTLLDFYDLQDLAEEYEESLHSDF from the coding sequence ATGAAAAGACTTTGGGTTTCAGGATATCGTAGTTATGAATTAGGAATTTTTAATCAAAAGGATAAGAAGATAGAGGTAATTAAATATGCTTTAAGAAAGTATTTTTTGCAAAAACTTGAATCAGCTGATTTAGATTGGATAATTTCTGGTCCAAATCTAGGAGTAGAGCAATGGGCACTGGAGGAAGGTGTGTCCTTAAGAAGTGATTATTCGGTCCATGTTTCAATGATCAGTCCATATTTAGATTTTAGTAAACGCTGGAATGAAAATAATCAACTTGCTTTTAATAAACTAAAAGATAAAGTTGATTTTTTTGGTGCAACTTCTAATTCTCCTTATCAGAATCCTGGTCAATTGAGAAACTACCAAAATTTTATGTTGCAACATACTGATGAAGCTTTATTAATATACGATCCTGAGCATCCGGGAAAAACTAAATACGATTATGATTTAATCAAAAAATTTCAAGATAACCATGCTTATCAATTAACCTTATTAGATTTTTATGATTTACAGGATCTGGCAGAAGAATATGAAGAGAGTTTACATTCTGATTTTTAA
- a CDS encoding DivIVA domain-containing protein has translation MDLNDIRLSPNDILKKQFKVKMKGYDQEEVDTYLDQIISDYEVFAKIIAGLNEKVNQLESQLNQNQAVSVGNEDDVKTYQPSHLQSYEPSSTSSEPVESETTNVAMIQRISTLERKVYNLEQRMNAQDRTYQAN, from the coding sequence ATGGATTTAAATGATATTCGTCTTTCACCAAATGATATTTTAAAGAAACAATTTAAAGTAAAAATGAAAGGATATGATCAAGAAGAAGTTGATACCTATCTTGACCAGATTATTAGTGATTATGAAGTTTTTGCCAAAATAATTGCAGGCTTAAATGAAAAAGTAAACCAGCTAGAAAGTCAACTTAACCAAAATCAAGCAGTAAGTGTAGGTAATGAGGATGACGTCAAAACTTATCAGCCATCCCACCTTCAAAGTTATGAACCTAGTTCAACTTCATCTGAACCGGTGGAAAGTGAAACTACGAACGTGGCTATGATTCAGCGAATTTCTACGTTAGAAAGAAAAGTATATAATTTAGAACAAAGAATGAATGCACAAGATCGTACTTACCAAGCAAATTAA